Proteins encoded within one genomic window of Empedobacter falsenii:
- a CDS encoding tetratricopeptide repeat protein: protein MNKFYILIISLISVSNVIAQEKKSDFDKFKANAVKNSCECFHKIKQNQLYNRKELYDKIKSCIDEEVLAFQMIDKLSAISVETNGKKKKDKKEIKINIDTNEKSGEYLKYYRAIESDLFDNCDNFRDIIASSEIGLENEIPSENRKALDYYSEGLKAVKESNWKSAADFFANAVKEDPKFYYAWDNLGVNLRRLERYDEAIEAYQKSLQINPYGAMPLQNIAVAYIHQKNYTAAIEAYEKFADIYPNNPETFYGLGHLYIVDLKEYEKGLDYMCKAYNKYIENNSPYRSDAETVISVAYQAMKKNNQEEKFMEILKKNNIHIGE, encoded by the coding sequence ATGAATAAATTTTACATTTTAATTATAAGTTTAATCTCTGTAAGCAATGTTATTGCACAAGAAAAAAAATCGGATTTTGATAAATTTAAAGCAAATGCTGTTAAAAATAGTTGCGAATGTTTTCATAAAATAAAACAAAATCAATTATATAATCGAAAAGAGCTTTATGACAAAATCAAATCTTGTATTGATGAAGAAGTCCTAGCTTTTCAGATGATTGATAAATTAAGTGCTATTTCAGTTGAAACAAACGGTAAAAAGAAAAAGGATAAAAAAGAAATCAAAATTAATATTGATACAAATGAAAAAAGTGGAGAATATCTAAAATATTACAGAGCAATCGAGTCAGATTTATTCGATAATTGCGATAATTTTAGAGATATTATTGCTTCAAGTGAAATTGGATTAGAAAATGAAATCCCTTCTGAAAATAGAAAAGCTTTGGATTATTATTCTGAAGGTTTGAAAGCTGTAAAGGAAAGTAATTGGAAATCTGCAGCAGACTTTTTTGCAAATGCGGTTAAAGAAGATCCGAAGTTTTATTATGCGTGGGATAATCTTGGGGTAAATTTGAGAAGATTGGAACGATATGATGAGGCAATAGAAGCTTATCAAAAATCTTTGCAAATCAATCCTTATGGCGCTATGCCATTACAAAATATTGCAGTGGCTTATATACATCAAAAAAATTATACTGCGGCAATAGAAGCCTATGAAAAGTTTGCAGATATTTATCCTAACAATCCTGAAACTTTTTACGGTTTAGGTCATTTGTATATCGTTGATCTTAAAGAATATGAAAAAGGTTTAGATTACATGTGTAAAGCCTATAATAAATACATTGAAAATAACTCTCCATACAGATCTGATGCAGAAACGGTAATTTCGGTTGCATATCAAGCGATGAAAAAGAATAATCAAGAAGAAAAATTTATGGAAATTTTGAAAAAAAATAATATTCACATTGGAGAATAA
- a CDS encoding metal-dependent hydrolase, which yields MKIQYLGHASLAIEANGKHIVVDPFITPNELAKNIDFKSLKADYIVITHAHQDHVYDVEELAKRTGALIISNAEIASYYSERGLKAHGMNTGGKFSFDFGSIQSTIAFHSSSFADGTYGGDPNGYIIESEGKRVYIAGDTALTYEMKLIPDTIGQLDLAILPIGDNFTMGAKSASIAAEYVQATKVLGYHYDTFPPIKIDKAEAKSIFFSRHIQLILLEVGEDLTV from the coding sequence ATGAAAATTCAATACTTAGGACATGCCTCGCTTGCGATTGAAGCAAACGGCAAACACATTGTTGTTGATCCATTTATTACACCAAATGAATTAGCAAAAAACATCGATTTCAAAAGTTTAAAAGCGGATTATATTGTCATTACGCATGCGCATCAAGATCATGTGTATGATGTGGAAGAATTGGCAAAACGAACAGGCGCTTTGATTATTTCGAATGCAGAAATTGCTTCTTATTATTCGGAAAGAGGTTTGAAAGCACACGGAATGAATACGGGCGGTAAATTTAGTTTTGACTTTGGTTCGATTCAATCGACGATTGCATTTCATTCGAGTTCATTTGCTGATGGAACGTATGGAGGAGATCCGAATGGCTACATTATCGAAAGTGAAGGAAAGCGTGTTTATATCGCTGGTGATACAGCTTTGACATACGAAATGAAGTTGATTCCAGATACAATTGGACAACTTGATTTAGCAATTTTACCAATCGGAGATAACTTTACGATGGGTGCAAAAAGTGCTTCTATTGCTGCAGAATATGTGCAAGCAACTAAGGTTTTGGGTTATCATTACGATACATTTCCACCAATTAAAATTGATAAAGCAGAAGCGAAATCTATTTTCTTTTCGCGTCATATTCAATTGATTTTATTAGAAGTTGGTGAAGATTTAACAGTTTAA
- the menA gene encoding 1,4-dihydroxy-2-naphthoate octaprenyltransferase: MKKWILAARLRTLPLSLSGLLLAGFIAKSEGIFRNDIFFLSLLTTLAFQILSNFANDYGDAVKGTDANRVGEQRAVASGLITQNQMKVAIGIMVAISLACVAALLYVSFYPNDMKYIYIFLGLGVASIFAAMAYTMGKKPYGYIGLGDVFVFLFFGILAVAGGEFLYSKVFQWQILLPAASMGCWSVAVLNLNNMRDVKNDVKNNKITVASKLGFQKSKYYQMALMTIPFALSALYVTMSPLKQGKLSGFVFLILIFFANAIRRQIFAVKDPKDFDPFLKQVAMLALFFAVLLGYSLIGFDFIDTLIR, translated from the coding sequence ATGAAAAAATGGATATTAGCCGCAAGGCTTCGCACATTACCACTTTCTTTGAGTGGATTATTATTGGCTGGATTTATTGCAAAATCAGAAGGAATCTTTCGAAATGATATATTTTTCTTATCACTTTTAACAACTTTGGCTTTCCAAATTTTATCAAATTTCGCAAACGATTATGGCGATGCGGTAAAAGGAACAGACGCAAATAGAGTAGGAGAACAGCGTGCTGTAGCATCTGGATTGATTACACAAAACCAAATGAAAGTTGCCATCGGAATTATGGTTGCGATTTCTTTAGCTTGTGTTGCTGCATTGTTGTATGTATCTTTTTATCCAAATGATATGAAATACATTTACATTTTTCTTGGCTTGGGTGTTGCGTCTATTTTTGCAGCAATGGCTTATACAATGGGAAAAAAACCATACGGATATATTGGTTTAGGAGATGTTTTTGTGTTCTTATTCTTTGGAATTTTAGCTGTTGCGGGTGGAGAATTTTTATATTCTAAAGTTTTTCAATGGCAAATTTTATTACCTGCAGCTTCGATGGGATGTTGGAGTGTAGCAGTGTTAAATTTGAACAATATGCGCGATGTGAAAAATGATGTCAAAAACAATAAAATTACGGTTGCATCAAAATTAGGATTTCAAAAAAGTAAATATTACCAAATGGCTTTAATGACGATTCCTTTTGCATTAAGCGCATTATATGTAACGATGTCACCACTTAAACAAGGTAAATTATCTGGTTTTGTATTTTTAATTTTAATCTTTTTTGCGAACGCCATTCGTCGTCAAATTTTCGCAGTAAAAGACCCAAAAGATTTCGATCCATTCTTGAAACAAGTAGCAATGTTAGCTTTATTTTTCGCTGTATTATTAGGATATAGCTTAATCGGTTTCGATTTTATTGATACTTTAATTCGTTAA
- a CDS encoding glycoside hydrolase family 25 protein — MPRKKKTQQSIFNTLKKIKLSTYVISLLILCVVYFAYRYRHGIHYYFSVVEKSLKGEKLVDDKVTKFDIRNIEVMDKYYLKTFGVDVSHYQGKIDWTKMHTIYNLYPINFAFIRSTMGTSSIDETFEDNWEGAKENNILRGAYHFYRPDENSTLQAQNFIAKVKLENGDLPPVLDIETLPRTQSMVRLVEGIKNWCKIVEEHYDIKPIIYTSDKYFEDYLQDHFDGYIIWIANYNFWVQEMKGHWDFWQFTEKATIDGVKRYKVDVNIYNGTIDDLEGLTL, encoded by the coding sequence ATGCCTCGTAAAAAGAAAACACAACAATCTATTTTTAATACATTAAAAAAAATCAAACTTTCGACTTATGTAATTAGTTTGCTGATTTTGTGCGTTGTTTATTTTGCGTATCGTTATCGCCATGGTATTCATTACTATTTTTCGGTTGTAGAAAAATCGCTGAAAGGCGAAAAATTGGTTGATGATAAAGTTACAAAATTTGACATTCGAAATATTGAGGTGATGGATAAATATTATCTCAAAACTTTTGGTGTTGATGTTTCGCATTATCAAGGAAAAATTGATTGGACGAAAATGCATACGATTTACAATTTGTATCCTATAAATTTTGCTTTTATCCGTTCTACAATGGGAACTTCGTCTATTGATGAGACTTTTGAGGATAATTGGGAAGGTGCAAAAGAAAATAATATTTTGCGTGGTGCTTATCATTTTTATCGTCCAGACGAAAATTCGACTTTACAAGCGCAGAATTTTATTGCAAAAGTAAAATTAGAAAATGGCGATTTGCCTCCAGTTTTGGATATTGAAACCTTACCGAGAACACAATCTATGGTTCGTTTGGTGGAAGGAATTAAGAATTGGTGCAAAATTGTTGAAGAGCATTACGATATCAAACCGATTATTTATACGTCGGACAAATATTTCGAAGATTATTTGCAAGATCATTTTGATGGTTATATTATTTGGATTGCCAATTACAATTTTTGGGTGCAAGAAATGAAAGGTCATTGGGATTTTTGGCAATTTACCGAAAAAGCAACCATAGATGGCGTAAAACGTTATAAAGTTGATGTGAATATCTACAACGGAACCATTGATGATTTGGAAGGATTGACGCTTTAA
- a CDS encoding MFS transporter: MTSEEKVPSVWKNKEFIPFIFLRFSLIFALFIQSTSVAYEIFKVTQKEIFLGLIGLAEFLPILLTAFYAGQLVDKLDKRMILVRSIGCFMTASFVLMIVNFPSVRQAIGIPVYLGICYFAFFILGLTRSFSGPALFALLALVVRKENYTKAIPVSSSAFMIGSVLGPLAGGVILAKFGIEAALITAFTIMCISMVMILLISKKPAELSESESTESPMTRIKEGLRFIWGTPIILAVLSLDMFAVFFGGAESLLPAFVEKVLNQGSEAFGLLRSAHGIGSIIMMFFLSMIPSLLKGNVGPKLLGAVAMFGVCIISFGFSQNLYLCFVILMFGGAFDAISMVIRQSILQIKTPENLKGRVSSVNSIFVSSSNELGALESGIAATFLGLVPGIIFGGTMTILTVIFIAFFIKPIRKVTLE; the protein is encoded by the coding sequence ATGACATCAGAGGAGAAAGTTCCATCCGTTTGGAAAAATAAAGAATTTATTCCATTCATATTTTTAAGGTTTTCCTTAATATTTGCTTTATTTATTCAGAGTACATCTGTTGCTTACGAAATTTTTAAAGTCACTCAGAAAGAAATTTTTCTTGGATTAATTGGTTTAGCAGAGTTTTTACCAATTCTTTTAACTGCTTTTTATGCGGGACAATTGGTTGATAAATTGGATAAACGGATGATTTTGGTACGAAGTATTGGTTGTTTTATGACTGCATCTTTTGTCTTGATGATTGTAAATTTTCCGTCAGTTCGGCAAGCAATTGGAATTCCTGTTTATTTAGGAATTTGTTATTTTGCATTTTTCATTTTGGGATTGACAAGATCTTTTAGCGGACCAGCTTTGTTTGCCCTTTTAGCTTTAGTTGTTCGCAAAGAAAACTACACAAAAGCAATTCCAGTTTCTTCGTCTGCATTTATGATTGGATCAGTTTTAGGACCTTTAGCAGGAGGAGTTATTTTAGCAAAATTTGGTATTGAAGCTGCTTTGATAACCGCTTTTACAATTATGTGTATTTCGATGGTCATGATATTGTTGATCTCTAAAAAACCAGCAGAATTATCTGAATCAGAATCGACAGAATCACCAATGACACGTATCAAAGAAGGTTTGAGATTTATTTGGGGAACACCAATTATCTTAGCTGTTTTGAGTTTGGATATGTTTGCGGTTTTCTTTGGTGGAGCAGAATCGTTGTTGCCAGCTTTCGTAGAAAAAGTACTGAATCAAGGTTCTGAAGCTTTTGGTTTATTACGTTCAGCACATGGAATTGGATCTATTATAATGATGTTTTTCTTGTCGATGATTCCAAGTTTATTGAAAGGAAATGTTGGACCAAAATTATTGGGAGCAGTCGCAATGTTTGGTGTTTGTATTATTTCTTTTGGATTTAGTCAAAATCTGTATTTATGTTTTGTTATTTTGATGTTTGGAGGTGCTTTTGATGCAATTTCGATGGTAATTCGTCAAAGTATTTTACAAATCAAAACGCCCGAAAATTTGAAAGGTCGTGTTTCATCTGTCAATTCAATATTTGTGAGCTCTTCTAACGAATTAGGAGCTTTAGAAAGTGGAATTGCCGCAACATTTTTAGGGTTAGTTCCAGGAATTATTTTTGGCGGAACAATGACAATTTTAACTGTAATTTTTATTGCTTTTTTCATCAAACCTATTCGAAAAGTAACTTTAGAATAA